From the Photobacterium sp. GJ3 genome, one window contains:
- a CDS encoding Qnr family pentapeptide repeat protein: MHKENELFNQVNFSRQDLSEAVFKHCQFYRCDFSRANLRDAVFENCKLIESGALEGCDFAYCDLRDASFKDCQLALANFKGANCFGIEFRDSDLKGANFIQASFVNQVSHQMYFCAAFITGCNLSYTNFERQCLEKCELFENKWYGANLRGASLKGADLCRSVFSEDSWGQFSVQGADLSHSELDGLDPRKVDLTGVKICDWQQAQLLEPLGVIVLPG, from the coding sequence ATGCACAAAGAAAATGAATTATTTAATCAGGTTAATTTTTCCCGTCAGGATTTATCAGAGGCTGTCTTCAAGCACTGTCAGTTTTATCGTTGTGACTTTAGTCGGGCTAATTTGAGGGATGCTGTTTTTGAAAACTGTAAGTTGATTGAGTCGGGTGCTCTTGAAGGCTGTGATTTTGCTTATTGCGACTTACGTGATGCGAGTTTTAAAGATTGTCAGTTAGCGTTGGCAAATTTTAAAGGTGCCAATTGTTTCGGCATTGAATTCAGAGACAGCGATCTGAAAGGTGCCAATTTTATTCAGGCGAGTTTTGTGAATCAGGTCAGTCATCAAATGTATTTTTGCGCTGCTTTTATTACTGGCTGTAATTTAAGCTATACCAATTTTGAACGCCAGTGTCTTGAAAAATGTGAATTATTTGAAAATAAATGGTATGGCGCGAACTTACGGGGAGCATCTTTGAAAGGGGCGGATTTATGCAGAAGTGTTTTCTCTGAAGACAGCTGGGGACAGTTTTCTGTCCAGGGGGCAGATCTCAGCCATTCAGAACTTGATGGGCTTGATCCCCGAAAAGTCGATTTAACAGGAGTGAAAATCTGCGACTGGCAGCAAGCGCAATTGCTGGAACCACTCGGTGTTATTGTGCTTCCCGGTTGA
- a CDS encoding glutathionylspermidine synthase family protein, translating to MIQVPITPRPNWKTLADEFGFRFHTLDGEPYWMEDRYYQFSLKQIEKDLEVPTAELHEMSLEATNRVIRDEQLLRKFQIPENMWDLIASSWKQKAPSLYGRLDFSYDGKQPAKLLEFNSDTPTSLYEASFWQWLWLEDQVNAGKLPRRADQFNLIQELMIQRMAALGNYQPGQTLHFACCRDSIEDRDTVQYLEDCAKEAGLNIAFVYVEDIGVNEDGEFTDLDDHPIRWMFKLYPWEFMFREEYAVHLKTANVNWLEPMWKSISSNKAILPLLWEMFPNHPNLLPTYFADDPKAASLTDFVKKPIFSREGSNISVHRAGQILQHEPGPYGEEGYIVQQYTQLPRFGHNHMLIGSWLINDEPAGLTIREDVGYITKDTSMFIPHIILD from the coding sequence ATGATTCAGGTACCCATTACGCCCCGTCCCAACTGGAAAACCCTTGCCGACGAGTTTGGATTCCGCTTCCATACACTGGATGGCGAACCTTACTGGATGGAAGATCGCTACTATCAGTTCTCGCTGAAGCAAATTGAAAAAGATCTGGAAGTCCCGACCGCAGAGCTTCATGAAATGAGTCTGGAAGCGACAAACCGCGTGATCCGGGATGAACAATTACTGCGTAAATTTCAGATCCCGGAAAACATGTGGGATCTGATTGCGAGCTCCTGGAAGCAGAAAGCACCCAGTTTATACGGGCGACTGGATTTTTCTTATGATGGAAAGCAGCCTGCCAAACTTCTCGAATTTAACAGCGATACGCCAACCTCACTGTATGAAGCCAGCTTCTGGCAGTGGTTGTGGCTGGAAGATCAGGTCAATGCCGGTAAACTGCCGCGACGGGCGGATCAGTTCAACCTGATTCAGGAACTCATGATTCAGCGAATGGCAGCATTGGGGAACTATCAGCCCGGTCAGACACTGCACTTTGCCTGCTGCCGGGACAGCATTGAAGACAGAGACACAGTGCAATATCTGGAAGATTGTGCAAAAGAAGCCGGCCTGAACATTGCGTTCGTTTACGTGGAAGATATTGGCGTGAACGAAGACGGCGAATTTACCGATCTGGATGATCACCCGATCCGATGGATGTTCAAGCTGTATCCCTGGGAATTTATGTTTCGTGAGGAGTACGCCGTTCATCTGAAAACGGCCAATGTGAACTGGCTGGAGCCAATGTGGAAGAGCATCAGCTCCAATAAAGCCATTCTGCCACTGCTGTGGGAGATGTTTCCGAATCACCCGAACTTACTGCCAACGTACTTTGCCGATGATCCCAAAGCAGCCAGCCTGACTGATTTTGTGAAAAAGCCAATATTCAGCCGGGAAGGCTCCAATATCAGTGTTCACCGCGCGGGCCAGATCCTGCAGCATGAGCCCGGCCCATATGGGGAAGAAGGCTATATTGTGCAGCAATATACGCAGCTGCCTCGCTTTGGTCACAACCATATGCTGATCGGCAGTTGGCTCATCAATGACGAGCCCGCCGGATTAACCATCCGGGAAGATGTCGGATACATCACCAAAGATACCTCAATGTTTATTCCGCATATTATTCTGGATTAA
- a CDS encoding ParD-like family protein, protein MGIVKISEELHEEIRKASQTMSRSINAQAEFWIKIGLLAEMNPTLTYNELIRKLLLSDAVSVQELMHEQN, encoded by the coding sequence ATGGGAATTGTTAAAATCTCGGAAGAACTTCACGAAGAGATCCGGAAAGCCAGTCAGACGATGTCACGCTCCATTAATGCTCAGGCTGAGTTTTGGATCAAAATCGGGTTGCTGGCAGAAATGAATCCGACACTCACTTATAACGAACTGATTCGTAAGCTATTACTGAGTGATGCGGTCTCGGTTCAGGAATTGATGCATGAACAAAATTAA
- the map gene encoding type I methionyl aminopeptidase — protein sequence MNKINLKTAEEIELMRESGRLLASVFTMLDDFVAAGVSTMAINDRVEALITGELSARPASKGQYDYPYVLNTSINEVVCHGMPDEQRLLKSGDIINVDITLEKNGFIADSSKMYCIGEVQPHAMRLVKNTYEAMWEGIKQVRPGATLGDIGYAIQKHAESRGYSVVREYCGHGIGREMHEDPQVLHVGLKGRGLKLQPGMTFTIEPMINEGTFKTKTQKDGWTVVTKDKKLSAQWEHTVLVTETGYEVLTLRPEEVAA from the coding sequence ATGAACAAAATTAATCTGAAAACTGCGGAAGAAATTGAACTGATGCGGGAATCGGGGCGTTTACTGGCTTCGGTCTTCACTATGTTGGATGATTTTGTGGCTGCCGGTGTGTCGACTATGGCTATTAACGATCGGGTGGAAGCATTGATTACCGGCGAGCTTTCTGCGCGCCCGGCCAGTAAAGGCCAGTATGATTACCCTTACGTCCTGAACACGTCAATTAATGAAGTGGTTTGTCATGGCATGCCGGATGAGCAACGGCTACTGAAATCGGGAGATATCATTAACGTTGATATCACGTTAGAGAAAAACGGTTTTATTGCAGACTCCAGTAAAATGTACTGCATTGGTGAGGTTCAGCCGCATGCCATGCGTCTGGTGAAAAATACCTATGAAGCGATGTGGGAAGGGATTAAGCAGGTCAGACCGGGGGCGACGCTGGGCGACATTGGGTATGCCATTCAGAAGCATGCTGAGAGTCGTGGTTATTCTGTGGTTCGTGAATACTGCGGTCATGGCATCGGCCGGGAGATGCATGAAGACCCACAAGTGTTGCATGTGGGTTTGAAAGGACGTGGCTTAAAGTTACAGCCCGGGATGACCTTTACGATTGAACCGATGATCAATGAAGGCACGTTCAAAACCAAAACCCAAAAAGATGGCTGGACAGTTGTCACCAAAGATAAAAAGCTCTCGGCGCAATGGGAACATACGGTTCTGGTGACGGAAACCGGCTATGAAGTCCTGACGTTGCGACCGGAAGAAGTGGCGGCCTGA
- a CDS encoding N-acetyltransferase, whose protein sequence is MSAGITLTTAPTEEDIEAIRTGLRAHNLPHLGTIDRLPVACFYHDPQGKKLGGVSGMVWGKWLQIDFLWVDPSLQHQGIGRQLLTQIEHHAKACGCHSVLLDTFSFQARPFYEKQGYRCVMTLEDFPQNADKHYLVKSLAGELS, encoded by the coding sequence ATGAGCGCTGGTATTACATTGACGACGGCACCAACCGAAGAGGATATCGAAGCGATTCGCACGGGGTTACGTGCGCATAATCTGCCACATCTCGGGACCATCGACAGGCTGCCTGTCGCTTGTTTTTATCACGATCCGCAAGGGAAAAAACTGGGTGGTGTCAGTGGAATGGTATGGGGAAAATGGCTTCAAATTGATTTCCTCTGGGTTGATCCGTCTCTTCAGCATCAGGGCATTGGCCGCCAGCTACTGACGCAGATTGAACACCACGCCAAAGCGTGTGGATGCCATTCTGTACTGCTCGATACATTCAGTTTTCAGGCCCGTCCGTTCTACGAAAAGCAAGGATACCGCTGCGTGATGACGCTGGAGGATTTCCCGCAGAATGCGGACAAACATTATCTGGTGAAATCATTGGCGGGGGAGTTGTCGTGA
- a CDS encoding GNAT family N-acetyltransferase yields the protein MTILSTERLNIRPLTESDVDFIYALYNTAGFLRFVGDKQLHTRQDAQRYLIQHLIRLYEVPGMGLLRVSLKSDDTPIGICGLIKRDSLQDIDLGYGYLPEYEGLGYAFEAAGCLRDFAKQHMNLKRLVAITDAQNTRCIQLLARLGFQFEHIQEDLPQGGQLALYGVAL from the coding sequence GTGACTATTTTATCGACTGAGCGTCTGAATATCAGGCCGCTGACAGAGTCAGACGTTGATTTTATTTATGCCTTATACAACACCGCAGGATTTTTGCGGTTTGTCGGCGATAAGCAACTGCATACCCGGCAAGATGCCCAACGGTATCTGATCCAGCACTTAATCCGGCTTTACGAAGTCCCGGGCATGGGCTTGCTGCGGGTGAGCCTGAAATCGGATGATACACCCATTGGGATATGCGGCCTGATCAAGCGGGACTCACTGCAGGATATCGATTTGGGGTATGGCTATCTGCCTGAATATGAAGGATTGGGGTATGCGTTTGAAGCTGCCGGGTGTCTTCGGGATTTTGCAAAGCAACACATGAACCTGAAACGCTTGGTCGCGATCACAGATGCTCAGAATACGCGCTGTATTCAACTGCTGGCGCGGTTAGGATTTCAATTTGAGCACATTCAGGAAGATTTGCCGCAGGGTGGTCAACTGGCTTTGTATGGCGTTGCATTGTGA
- a CDS encoding sugar O-acetyltransferase has protein sequence MTEREKMMAGLPYNARDEALIADRKAAKLMCHRFNLADPGDMEARMAILATQVQFQGDAHMEPSFYCDYGYNITLGDNFYSNHNLTILDVCPVRIGKNAFIGPNVMISAATHPIDPMERLQAEDGAPISIGDNVWLGGNVSVLPGIRIGDNCVIGAGSVVTKDIPDNSVAAGNPCRVLRSITPSESVAVSAD, from the coding sequence ATGACAGAAAGAGAAAAAATGATGGCTGGGCTGCCTTATAACGCCCGGGATGAAGCCTTGATTGCGGATCGCAAGGCCGCAAAATTGATGTGTCACCGTTTTAATCTGGCGGATCCGGGGGATATGGAAGCGCGGATGGCGATTTTAGCAACGCAGGTTCAATTCCAGGGCGATGCGCACATGGAACCCTCTTTCTACTGCGACTATGGTTACAACATCACGCTGGGAGACAATTTCTATTCCAACCACAATCTGACGATTCTGGATGTTTGCCCGGTACGCATTGGGAAGAATGCGTTTATCGGCCCGAATGTGATGATTTCTGCGGCGACACATCCGATTGATCCGATGGAACGCCTGCAAGCAGAAGATGGCGCGCCCATTTCAATTGGCGACAATGTGTGGCTTGGGGGAAATGTCAGTGTCTTGCCGGGCATTCGCATCGGTGATAATTGCGTGATTGGTGCGGGCAGTGTGGTCACGAAAGATATCCCGGACAACAGTGTTGCTGCCGGAAACCCGTGTCGGGTTTTACGAAGCATTACACCCTCTGAATCCGTTGCTGTTTCTGCGGACTGA
- a CDS encoding VOC family protein → MVTAVRTHLMFEGDAEEAINLYTRLFEFSEIKSIDRYEDGDAAGKIRVAVFTLAGREFMAIDSFVTHQFTFTPAMSVFVDCESIEEFERVYAALSEGGHALMPAENYGFSQRFGWLNDRFGVSWQINLP, encoded by the coding sequence ATGGTTACAGCGGTCCGAACACATCTGATGTTTGAAGGTGATGCCGAAGAGGCGATCAATCTTTATACCCGCTTATTCGAGTTTTCTGAGATCAAGTCGATTGATCGTTATGAAGACGGGGATGCCGCGGGAAAAATCCGGGTTGCTGTTTTCACCCTTGCAGGCCGGGAGTTTATGGCGATTGACTCCTTTGTGACGCATCAGTTCACGTTTACGCCAGCCATGTCGGTATTTGTGGATTGTGAGTCCATCGAGGAATTTGAGCGTGTTTATGCCGCTTTATCTGAAGGTGGTCATGCGCTGATGCCTGCTGAAAATTATGGTTTCAGCCAGCGTTTCGGCTGGTTGAACGACAGGTTTGGTGTGTCCTGGCAAATTAATCTGCCGTGA
- a CDS encoding GMC family oxidoreductase, giving the protein MNTHYDFIVIGAGSAGCVLANRLSESGQYSVLVLEAGPSDRTPLVSTPAAFACFMFSKKYNWAYNATSDPALRHGQPVFVPRGKTLGGSSSVNAMLYVRGQKEDYDHWASLGNQGWGYQDLLPYFKKAESNERGSCDYHGDSGPLHVSDPQPQFPVMSTFIQASLEAGFPFNPDFNGETQEGVGFYQCTIKAGQRCGAARAYLHPAMARKNLTVLTGALVKKIIIQDHQAVAVTFLHQGQTHTIHANQEILLSGGAINSPQLLMLSGIGDQAHLAQHGIPCLHHLPGVGQNLQEHVDACVLVKSRKKDGVTTSFSGLMKMVPEVVKYIRRKEGKLSSPVSEAGGFLKSRDDLDRPDIQLHMLPALFDDSGRDLKLMSQHGYACHVCVLRPKSSGSVTLHSTDPTAAPVIDFNFFSHDEDKQVLIDGIRQLRKILAAPAFDDYRAEELSPGTDAESDEAIFEQIKQRIGLVFHPVGTCKMGHDDMAVVDSELKVHGIRNLRVVDASIMPTLISGNTNAPTIAIAEKAADLICNPVSIRDTDPEIATA; this is encoded by the coding sequence TTGAATACGCATTATGACTTTATCGTTATCGGCGCCGGATCTGCGGGCTGCGTGCTTGCCAACCGCTTATCTGAAAGTGGCCAATATTCCGTATTGGTGCTTGAAGCGGGTCCATCGGATCGGACGCCACTGGTCAGTACGCCCGCCGCATTTGCCTGCTTTATGTTCTCGAAAAAATATAACTGGGCTTACAACGCGACCTCAGACCCTGCGCTTCGCCACGGGCAACCGGTCTTTGTACCTCGGGGGAAAACGCTGGGCGGCAGCTCATCCGTGAATGCCATGCTCTATGTCCGGGGACAGAAAGAAGATTATGATCATTGGGCATCGCTGGGGAATCAGGGCTGGGGATATCAGGACCTATTGCCCTACTTCAAGAAAGCAGAAAGCAATGAACGCGGCAGCTGTGACTATCATGGCGACAGCGGCCCTTTGCACGTGAGTGATCCCCAACCGCAATTTCCTGTGATGAGTACCTTCATTCAGGCCAGTCTGGAAGCAGGTTTCCCCTTCAACCCGGATTTTAACGGCGAAACTCAGGAAGGTGTCGGATTTTATCAATGCACCATCAAGGCGGGTCAACGATGTGGTGCTGCCCGCGCCTATTTACATCCGGCCATGGCCCGCAAAAACCTGACGGTGCTGACGGGTGCGCTGGTGAAGAAAATCATCATTCAGGATCATCAGGCCGTCGCTGTCACCTTCCTGCATCAAGGCCAAACGCATACCATCCATGCAAACCAGGAAATTCTTCTCAGTGGTGGCGCAATCAACTCCCCGCAATTGCTCATGCTCTCCGGCATTGGCGATCAGGCGCATCTGGCTCAGCATGGCATTCCCTGTCTGCACCACCTGCCCGGCGTCGGACAGAATTTACAAGAGCATGTCGATGCCTGCGTGCTGGTGAAAAGCCGGAAAAAAGATGGCGTGACCACATCGTTCAGCGGCCTGATGAAGATGGTGCCTGAAGTCGTGAAATATATCCGACGAAAAGAAGGGAAACTCTCAAGCCCCGTGTCAGAAGCGGGCGGCTTTCTGAAATCACGCGACGACCTGGACCGCCCGGATATCCAATTACATATGCTGCCCGCCCTGTTCGACGACAGCGGTCGCGACCTCAAACTTATGTCACAGCATGGTTACGCCTGTCATGTCTGTGTTCTGCGCCCGAAAAGCAGCGGTTCAGTAACGCTCCATTCCACCGATCCCACGGCAGCGCCCGTGATTGATTTTAATTTCTTCTCGCACGATGAAGACAAACAGGTCTTAATTGACGGAATCCGACAGCTTCGCAAAATTCTGGCGGCGCCAGCGTTTGATGACTACCGGGCAGAAGAACTGAGCCCGGGCACAGACGCCGAATCCGACGAGGCCATCTTCGAGCAAATCAAACAACGGATCGGCCTGGTCTTTCACCCGGTGGGCACCTGTAAAATGGGGCATGACGACATGGCCGTGGTTGACTCAGAACTGAAAGTTCACGGTATCAGAAACTTACGGGTTGTGGACGCATCAATCATGCCGACACTCATCAGCGGCAACACCAATGCGCCAACCATTGCAATCGCTGAAAAAGCCGCGGACCTGATCTGCAATCCCGTCAGCATACGCGACACTGACCCTGAAATCGCGACGGCTTAG
- a CDS encoding DUF1330 domain-containing protein, whose product MYEMLLGMDISDEDGYKQYRQEMLPILSSYGGRFGYDFQVSEVLIAQTPEPINRVFTIQFPDEHQKTAFFNDPAYQKVKAQFFSPSVRHVTLIASYGL is encoded by the coding sequence ATGTACGAAATGTTATTGGGTATGGATATCTCGGATGAGGATGGGTACAAGCAATATCGTCAGGAAATGCTTCCGATTTTGTCTTCATATGGTGGTCGTTTTGGATATGATTTTCAGGTTTCAGAAGTGCTGATCGCCCAAACGCCTGAGCCAATCAATCGCGTGTTTACCATTCAGTTCCCGGATGAGCATCAGAAGACCGCCTTTTTCAATGACCCAGCGTACCAGAAGGTGAAAGCGCAATTTTTTTCGCCATCAGTCCGTCATGTCACACTGATTGCGAGTTATGGACTGTGA
- the choV gene encoding choline ABC transporter ATP-binding protein encodes MTAIRIENLDVIFGKNTEQSLALLDQGKSRQEIIDETGDVVGVNKVSLDVAQGEICVLMGLSGSGKSSLLRAINGLNPVSRGKLEVQDGDSMVDLASCDANTLRHMRTERISMVFQKFALMPWLTVLDNAAFGLEMQGISKSERRRRAMEKLEMVGLAEWKDKFPHELSGGMQQRVGLARAFTMDSDILLMDEPFSALDPLIRSQLQDELLELQRKLNKTIVFVSHDLDEALKIGNNIAIMESGELIQHGKPEDIVLKPNTQYVKDFVAHTNPLNVLRGRSLMTPTSELESLEDMLILNRHEGTRLNTNDAGEVLAARRQEQDLALQLWQQGDELDHLSQTDIVTASPDISMRDALEIRYRTGQPVLLTERNGSDKHTLVGVLSDQDFYHALLGKHFEAKVA; translated from the coding sequence ATGACTGCCATTCGAATTGAAAATTTAGACGTGATCTTCGGTAAAAATACCGAGCAGTCACTGGCATTGCTGGATCAGGGCAAAAGCCGTCAGGAAATTATTGATGAAACCGGCGATGTCGTTGGCGTGAACAAAGTCAGCCTGGATGTGGCACAGGGTGAAATCTGTGTGCTGATGGGCTTATCGGGCTCCGGTAAGTCCAGCCTGCTGCGCGCCATCAACGGCCTGAACCCGGTATCGCGCGGTAAACTGGAAGTACAGGATGGCGACAGCATGGTGGATCTGGCTTCCTGTGATGCCAACACCCTGCGCCATATGCGCACCGAACGGATTTCCATGGTGTTCCAGAAATTTGCACTGATGCCCTGGCTGACCGTGCTCGACAATGCTGCTTTTGGGTTGGAAATGCAGGGAATCAGCAAATCAGAACGCCGTCGCCGGGCCATGGAAAAACTGGAGATGGTTGGTCTGGCTGAATGGAAAGACAAATTCCCGCACGAACTGTCTGGCGGGATGCAGCAGCGGGTCGGTCTGGCCCGTGCGTTTACAATGGACAGCGACATCCTGCTGATGGATGAACCGTTTTCGGCACTGGATCCATTGATCCGCAGTCAGCTTCAGGATGAGTTGCTGGAACTTCAGCGCAAACTCAACAAGACCATTGTCTTTGTCAGCCACGATCTCGACGAAGCGCTGAAAATCGGTAACAACATCGCGATCATGGAATCCGGTGAACTGATTCAGCATGGGAAACCGGAAGACATCGTCCTCAAGCCCAATACACAGTACGTGAAAGACTTTGTCGCCCATACCAATCCGCTGAACGTGCTCCGTGGCCGCTCGCTGATGACGCCAACCAGCGAGCTGGAAAGCCTGGAAGACATGCTGATTCTGAATCGCCATGAAGGCACACGTCTGAACACCAATGATGCGGGAGAAGTATTAGCGGCTCGCCGTCAGGAACAGGATCTGGCGCTGCAACTCTGGCAGCAGGGCGATGAACTCGACCACCTGTCTCAAACAGATATCGTGACAGCCAGCCCGGACATCTCCATGCGGGATGCGCTGGAAATCCGCTATCGCACGGGTCAGCCCGTGCTGCTGACCGAACGCAATGGCAGCGATAAACACACCTTAGTTGGCGTCCTGTCTGACCAGGACTTTTACCACGCATTGCTCGGGAAGCACTTTGAGGCGAAAGTGGCTTAA
- the choW gene encoding choline ABC transporter permease subunit yields MNFITDHKIPLGEWMANLVDWLTYNAAGFFDAISYSLESLIMMLVDVFKWMPPAVPILMTAALAWALHRSFSLAAFVVAALLLILNLGYWPEMLETFVLVLTATSISVLVGVPIGIMAAHRPWLYTLMRPILDLMQTIPTFVYLIPTLVLFGLGVVPGLISTIIFAIAAPIRLTYLGISRVPEELLEAGQAFGATRSKLLFKVELPAAMPNIMAGITQCIMLSLSMVVIAALVGADGLGKPVIRALNTVNISQGFEAGLAIVLVAIILDRLCKTPASKNQEG; encoded by the coding sequence GTGAATTTTATTACCGATCATAAGATCCCACTGGGTGAATGGATGGCAAACCTAGTCGACTGGCTGACTTACAATGCGGCCGGCTTTTTCGACGCCATCTCCTACAGCCTGGAATCTCTGATCATGATGCTGGTCGATGTCTTCAAGTGGATGCCACCCGCAGTGCCGATTCTGATGACCGCTGCACTGGCCTGGGCGCTGCATCGCAGCTTCTCTCTGGCCGCTTTTGTGGTCGCCGCCCTGCTGCTGATTCTGAATCTGGGTTACTGGCCGGAAATGCTGGAAACCTTCGTGCTGGTGCTCACTGCCACCTCAATTTCGGTGTTGGTTGGCGTGCCGATTGGGATCATGGCAGCGCACCGCCCCTGGCTGTACACCCTGATGCGCCCGATTCTGGATCTGATGCAGACGATTCCAACCTTTGTGTATCTGATCCCAACCCTGGTGCTGTTTGGCCTGGGCGTGGTCCCCGGGCTCATCTCCACCATTATTTTTGCCATTGCTGCTCCGATTCGACTGACCTATCTGGGGATCAGCCGCGTGCCGGAAGAACTGCTGGAAGCAGGTCAGGCCTTCGGTGCAACCCGCTCCAAATTGCTGTTCAAAGTAGAACTGCCGGCGGCAATGCCAAACATCATGGCAGGGATAACCCAATGTATCATGCTGTCTCTGTCGATGGTGGTCATCGCTGCACTGGTAGGTGCTGATGGTCTGGGTAAACCTGTCATTCGGGCGCTGAATACCGTGAACATCTCGCAGGGCTTTGAGGCCGGTCTGGCCATTGTTCTGGTCGCTATTATTCTCGACCGCCTGTGTAAAACCCCAGCCAGCAAAAACCAGGAGGGCTAA
- a CDS encoding choline ABC transporter substrate-binding protein: MTTMKKTLKYTAIATLLAAGAQPVMAAQCDTVRFSDVGWTDITATTAVTSEVLKGLGYTTKTQLLSVPVTYSSMANGDIDVFLGNWMPTMEGDIAKYRDNGTVETIRANLEGAKYTLAVPKYVYDAGVRSFADLAKFEDKFRGRIYGIEPGNDGNRLIQDMIDQNAFGLEEFRLVESSEAGMVSQVKRAVNREQWVVFLGWAPHPMNNNFDLEYLSGGDDFFGPNYGGASVYTNVRKDYMKTCPNVGQLLQNLTFSLEMENELMGDILNEQKKPAAAAKAWLQAHPEVLDQWLKNVKSVDGSNGTESVKQYLNI; this comes from the coding sequence ATGACGACAATGAAGAAGACCCTCAAGTACACTGCAATCGCAACACTTCTGGCTGCTGGCGCTCAGCCAGTGATGGCAGCACAGTGCGACACTGTACGTTTCTCTGATGTTGGCTGGACCGACATTACCGCCACCACAGCCGTGACCAGCGAAGTCCTGAAAGGTCTGGGCTACACAACCAAAACACAGCTGCTGTCTGTCCCGGTCACCTACTCTTCCATGGCCAATGGCGACATCGACGTCTTTCTCGGCAACTGGATGCCAACCATGGAAGGCGATATCGCGAAGTACCGTGACAACGGCACGGTCGAAACCATCCGTGCCAACCTTGAAGGCGCAAAATATACCCTGGCCGTGCCGAAATATGTTTACGACGCAGGGGTCCGCAGCTTTGCCGATCTGGCGAAATTCGAAGATAAATTCCGTGGCCGTATCTACGGCATTGAGCCGGGGAATGACGGCAACCGTCTGATTCAGGACATGATCGACCAGAATGCTTTCGGTCTGGAAGAATTCCGTCTGGTGGAATCAAGTGAAGCTGGCATGGTTTCTCAGGTCAAACGCGCCGTGAACCGCGAGCAGTGGGTGGTCTTCCTGGGCTGGGCACCGCACCCGATGAACAACAACTTTGATCTGGAATACCTGTCCGGCGGTGACGACTTCTTCGGTCCGAACTACGGCGGTGCCAGTGTTTACACCAATGTCCGCAAAGACTACATGAAAACCTGTCCGAACGTCGGCCAGTTGCTGCAAAACCTCACCTTCAGCCTGGAGATGGAAAACGAGCTGATGGGTGACATTCTCAACGAACAGAAAAAACCAGCCGCTGCGGCAAAAGCCTGGTTGCAAGCACATCCGGAAGTGCTGGATCAGTGGCTGAAAAACGTGAAGTCCGTTGATGGCAGCAACGGCACTGAATCCGTGAAGCAATACCTGAATATTTAA